From one Variovorax sp. PBL-H6 genomic stretch:
- the gsiD gene encoding glutathione ABC transporter permease GsiD: MSTPPAEPVPAVAEQPIAAIAASSRVRTPWTEFWRKFRMQHVAMGAGIFVLLLVAVAILAPWIVPYDAENFFDYDKLNTGPSAAHWFGVDPLGRDIFSRILMGARISLATGFLSVVLGAIAGTLLGLLAGYYGGWWDRIVMRISDVLFAFPGILLALGVVAILGSSMTNVVVAVSVFSVPAFARLVRGNTLALKNLTYIEATRSIGASDRTILLRHILPGTISSIVVYFTMRLGTSIITAASLSFLGMGAQPPMPEWGAMLNEARADMVNAPHVALFPSLAIFFTVLAFNLLGDGLRDALDPKIDRL; encoded by the coding sequence ATGAGCACACCTCCTGCTGAACCCGTTCCCGCCGTGGCCGAGCAACCGATCGCCGCAATCGCCGCGTCTTCTCGCGTGCGCACGCCATGGACAGAGTTCTGGCGCAAGTTCCGCATGCAGCATGTGGCGATGGGCGCCGGCATCTTCGTGCTGCTGCTGGTGGCCGTTGCCATCCTCGCGCCGTGGATCGTGCCGTACGACGCCGAGAACTTCTTCGACTACGACAAGCTGAATACGGGCCCTTCGGCGGCCCACTGGTTCGGCGTCGATCCGCTGGGCCGCGACATCTTCAGCCGCATCCTGATGGGCGCGCGCATCTCGCTGGCCACCGGCTTCCTGTCCGTGGTGCTGGGCGCCATCGCCGGCACCCTGCTGGGGCTGCTGGCCGGCTACTACGGCGGCTGGTGGGACCGCATCGTGATGCGCATCTCCGACGTGCTCTTCGCCTTTCCCGGCATCCTGCTGGCGCTGGGCGTGGTCGCCATCCTCGGCAGCAGCATGACCAACGTGGTGGTGGCTGTCTCGGTGTTCAGCGTGCCGGCCTTCGCGCGGCTGGTGCGGGGCAACACGCTGGCGCTGAAGAACCTCACCTACATCGAGGCCACGCGCAGCATCGGCGCGAGCGACCGCACCATCCTGCTGCGCCACATCCTGCCGGGCACCATCTCCTCCATCGTCGTGTACTTCACGATGCGGCTGGGCACGTCGATCATCACGGCGGCGAGCCTCAGCTTCCTCGGCATGGGCGCGCAGCCGCCGATGCCGGAATGGGGCGCGATGCTGAACGAGGCGCGCGCGGACATGGTGAATGCGCCGCACGTGGCGCTGTTTCCGTCGCTGGCGATCTTCTTCACGGTGCTGGCCTTCAACCTGCTGGGCGACGGCCTGCGCGACGCACTCGACCCGAAGATCGACCGCCTGTAG